From Toxorhynchites rutilus septentrionalis strain SRP chromosome 2, ASM2978413v1, whole genome shotgun sequence, a single genomic window includes:
- the LOC129769146 gene encoding uncharacterized protein LOC129769146 yields the protein MSVATMDFKCPLCDMPMPSQEKLKQHIKNTHSAFFCDTYLFPPEMLFPGAPSSIATNNLEGVITSEPLSTPEVTIEQVEEPCCVCCELEGAEGDGAADCGMCDCNCEDDAGGECDDCIMM from the exons ATGAGCGTAGCGACAATGGATTTCAAATGTCCTCTCTGTGATATGCCAATGCCGTCGCAGGAGAAACTGAAACAGCACATAAAGAATACCCACAGTGCGTTCTTCTGCGACACCTATCTGTTCCCACCGGAGATGCTCTTCCCCGGAGCACCCTCCAGCATCGCCACAAACAACCTGGAAGGCGTAATAACTAGCGAACCG CTTTCCACGCCGGAAGTAACGATCGAACAGGTAGAGGAACCATGCTGCGTGTGCTGCGAGTTGGAGGGAGCCGAAGGGGACGGGGCGGCGGATTGCGGAATGTGCGATTGCAACTGCGAGGACGATGCGGGTGGGGAGTGTGATGACTGCATTATGATGTAA